The following is a genomic window from Bosea sp. RAC05.
CCGAGCGGCGGGCGTCATGGCTCGGGCGCTTGGCCTTGGCCCCAGGCCCGCGGGGAGCACCCGCGGCTGACGGACGGCCGCCACGCCGGGGGCCGGCTCCCGTTCCCTTGCCGCCCGTTCCCTTGCCACCGGTTCTCATGACAGGCTCCGGACGAGTGCGAGGCCGGCGAGCAGGGCCGCCAGCGAGAGGATGACGGAGCCGAGCACATAGGCCACTGCCAGCCCGGTCTCGCCGCGCTCCCAGAGCAGCACGGCGTCGAGCGAGAAGGCGGAGAAGGTGGTGAAGCCGCCGAGGATGCCCGTCGTCAGGAACAGCCTGGCATGCTGCGACCAGCCGGCCTCGGTCCTGAAGGCGAGCCAGCCGGCGATCAGCCCCATCAGCGCCGAGCCGAGAATGTTGATCAGCATCGTGCCGCCGGGAAAGCCGGTGCCGAACCAGCGCGGCGAGACGAGGTTGATGCCGTGCCGCAGCACGCCGCCGAGGCCGGCGCCGAAAAAAACGAGGAGCGTGGAGGTCATCGCCCTGCAATAGCCAGCCCGTCGCCCCCACACAAACGAAATCGGCCCCTTGCCGCGGGAGCGCCAAGCTGAGAGGTGTAGCGGCAGGGGCTTGACGTAACGGCCTGACGTAAGGGCCTGGGGGAGGCGCAGAGGCAAGATGCGGACGGGGGCCGACACCACGGCTGGCGCTGCCCTGTCTTGGGCGGGACGCGCGTTCCTGCTGGCGCTCGGTGCCTCCTGTGTCGCTCTCGGGCCGCGCAGGCCGCCGCGCCCCGCCCGCTCCCGGCCAGCGCCCCGCAATTCGCCCGCAGCTGCATCATCAAACCGGCCGACATCGCCCCGCTCTTCCCCGCCGCCGAGGAGGCGAGCGCGGCGGCCGCGACGGACGACGACGACGACACCGATGACGACGCGGACGATGATGATGACGACGACGATGACGGGGACGATGACGACAACGTCCCGGGGCTGATCCTGCCGGGCTCGAGCACCTGCCTCGCCGTCTCCGGCAGCGTCACCGCCGGCCTGCAATTCGACAGCTACCGCATTCCCAAGGCCGGCGACGCCGCGCCCAAGCCCACCTATTCCTGGCCGACCAACACCTCGCTGCGGATCGAGACCGCCCATGACCTCGCCTCGGGCCTGCGCATCGGCTCTGCTTTCGAGATGTCGCTGCGGCCGACCACCGACCAGCCCGAAAGCATGACGGTCGACGAGGCCACCGTCACGGTGGGGACGATGACCTTCGGGTTGACCGGCACGTTCTTCAGCTTCTGGACCGGCGAGGAGTTCGCCTTCAGCGCCCGCCTGCCCGGCCGCAATGTCGGGCTGATCGGCTGGGAGCGCGATCTGACCGAGCGCTGGAACCTGGCGCTCTCGGCCGAGGACACGACGCTGGGGACGACCTCGACCATCCCCGTGGTCAAGGGGCGCGTGCCCGACGGCGTCGCGCGCCTGACCTACACCCAGGGCGAGCTGACGCTGCACATGGCCGGCGCACTGCGCGACGTGCCGGGCTCGGTGCCCAAGCTCGGCCGCGCCGGCATCGTCGGTGCGACCTATGAGCTGCCGATCCTCGGCCGGCCCGGCGAGATCACGGCGCAGCTCGCCGGCGCGGTCGACGCCCCCGCCTATATCGGCTCCTCGCTCGACGCGACCATCGTCAGCCAGGTCCTGACGAGCGCCGATTCCAGCCGCGGCTTCTCGGGCGTGCTGGCCGCGCGGCGCGAATGGACCGACGAGCTCGCCAGCAACCTCTATGTCAGCCGCTACCAGCTCACCCTGCCGCTGGCCAACCAGGCCACCGGCAAGCTCAAGATCGACCGCGCCAGCGCCAATCTGGTCTGGACGCCGGTGGACGGCCTCAAGGCCGGGATCGAGGGCTCGGTCGCCTGGTCCCGCGTCGCCATCGCCAACCGCGCCGTTCCGGCCTCCCTGGGCGGCCGCCAGCTCTCGGCCCAGCTCTTCATCGAGCGCTCGTTCTGAGGGAAGAGAAATCCGGGTCTCAGCGCCCGGAGACACCAGCCCTCATCCTGAGGAGCCGCGAAGCGGCGTCTCGAAGGAGGCTCCAGGAGGCTCCGGAACCCGCTGGACCCTCCTTCGAGACGCGCTCTCCGAGCGCCCCTCAGGATGAGGGCTGAGGCTGGCTTGCACCCGCCCCTACCCCTCCCGCCCGCGCCGCAGCAGCGGATGCACATAGAGCTCGAAGGCGATGGTCAGCAGGATGAAGACGAGCCCGATCGCGAAGGCGACGACCCAATAGGCGACATCATCCTCCGAGACGAACCAGCCCGCGATCAGCGA
Proteins encoded in this region:
- the crcB gene encoding fluoride efflux transporter CrcB — its product is MTSTLLVFFGAGLGGVLRHGINLVSPRWFGTGFPGGTMLINILGSALMGLIAGWLAFRTEAGWSQHARLFLTTGILGGFTTFSAFSLDAVLLWERGETGLAVAYVLGSVILSLAALLAGLALVRSLS